TTTGCTGATCGATTTTCTTCTTTGCTTGCTGTAGGATTAAGTATTTCTATTGCATCTCCAGGAAAGTTTTCAGCAAAATCCCTTAATCCGTTGAATCTGTATGGGTGAGCGATAATTATCAAGCCCCCTTGCTCTTTAGCAAAATCAATGACCTCCTCAATGGTCATCATGAGCTTACTTGGTTCTTCAGTGATATCTAAAACCAAAATATGGCCTTGCGGGTAAGATATTTCAATACCAGGAATTATTAAAAAATCATCATTGTTGATACCAGACTTTTTTAACTGCCTATATCCTTCGATAGAATCATGATCAGTTATAGCTATCCCATCAAGTTTAGTTTGTTT
Above is a window of Candidatus Bathyarchaeota archaeon DNA encoding:
- a CDS encoding CehA/McbA family metallohydrolase, giving the protein MRIDLHVHTAYSADSKISIKQLLKWFSKQTKLDGIAITDHDSIEGYRQLKKSGINNDDFLIIPGIEISYPQGHILVLDITEEPSKLMMTIEEVIDFAKEQGGLIIIAHPYRFNGLRDFAENFPGDAIEILNPTASKEENRSAKLLAQSRNLPGIAGSDAHKIEDIGRVFNKILTSNKVEDVTKAIKEGKIEINGGLFE